In Marinitoga litoralis, one DNA window encodes the following:
- a CDS encoding methyl-accepting chemotaxis protein, whose translation MNHKSFEWEIFKKTIYTLIIIDTPALLFSYYIFAGIKNYPVWIFLLGYLIAILTLGLGFAFFNKYLAKKAINDSRINFPIFSSISLFFVNFIAATFVGLFANSIQPLPEETLIIRLIGALAININIIAIYLIIYSKSKFLKKYEGDAINNLIIPISLKLTISVLSISMWIAPILLKYMNLKLELSLDIQKNFVITGIFLNILLALSLIYFSKKILFGLPKITDVLNKLSDGDFSMKTELNSLDEFKIISKNLDNSLFELSNIIKNVINTSDSSKMIFNESQNTFSSFKEKTYNMISSVEKQQENIERITSSVEEITANIEELSNQSQILSQMSSDIKNNSVDLQKKSDLSVVELKKLKNITDNLIIEYNNIEEDILNLTKQTQDIEEILLSIQNITEQTNLLALNAAIEAARAGEAGKGFAVVADEIRKLAEETKKSTEIITETIQNIRNSSDKLKNKVAILKNNINDTNNGYNSLSNTFEYFKSSISDILNSITSLNSFSEKQHISSEEMSFGANEISQSISNISIQGEEILNIAKKLEDNLSYLSNKYDDVTKSFESLENSLKRLKI comes from the coding sequence ATGAATCACAAATCATTTGAATGGGAAATATTTAAAAAAACTATTTATACTCTTATTATTATTGATACACCAGCACTATTGTTTAGTTATTACATATTTGCAGGTATTAAGAATTATCCTGTTTGGATATTTTTATTAGGATATTTAATTGCAATTCTAACTTTAGGTTTAGGTTTTGCATTTTTCAATAAATATCTAGCAAAAAAGGCTATAAATGATTCAAGAATTAATTTCCCTATATTCAGTTCAATTTCTCTATTTTTTGTAAACTTTATTGCTGCAACATTTGTAGGTCTATTTGCTAATTCTATTCAACCATTACCTGAAGAAACTTTAATTATTAGATTAATTGGAGCATTAGCAATTAATATTAATATTATAGCTATTTATTTAATTATATATTCAAAATCAAAATTCTTAAAAAAATATGAAGGTGATGCAATTAATAATCTTATCATACCTATATCTTTAAAATTAACTATTAGTGTTCTTTCAATTTCAATGTGGATAGCACCTATATTACTAAAATATATGAACTTAAAATTAGAATTGAGTCTTGATATTCAAAAGAATTTTGTAATTACGGGTATATTTTTAAATATATTATTAGCTCTTTCTTTAATTTATTTCTCTAAAAAAATACTTTTTGGATTACCTAAAATCACAGATGTATTAAATAAATTATCTGATGGAGATTTTTCAATGAAAACAGAATTAAATAGTTTAGATGAATTTAAAATAATTTCTAAAAATTTAGATAATTCATTATTTGAACTTTCTAATATAATTAAGAATGTTATTAATACATCTGATTCTTCCAAGATGATATTTAACGAATCCCAAAATACTTTCTCGTCATTTAAAGAAAAAACTTATAATATGATTAGTTCAGTAGAAAAACAACAAGAAAACATCGAAAGAATTACTAGTTCAGTTGAAGAGATTACAGCTAATATTGAAGAATTATCTAATCAGTCTCAAATATTATCTCAAATGTCTTCAGATATAAAAAATAATTCTGTTGATTTACAAAAGAAATCTGATTTAAGTGTTGTAGAATTAAAAAAGTTAAAAAATATCACTGATAATCTTATTATTGAATACAATAATATTGAAGAAGATATTTTAAATTTAACAAAGCAAACTCAAGATATAGAAGAAATATTACTTAGCATTCAAAATATAACAGAACAAACTAATCTTTTGGCTTTAAATGCTGCGATAGAAGCCGCAAGAGCTGGAGAAGCAGGTAAAGGATTTGCTGTTGTTGCAGATGAAATCAGAAAGTTAGCTGAAGAGACTAAAAAATCAACAGAAATAATTACTGAAACTATTCAAAATATTAGAAACTCTTCAGATAAATTAAAAAATAAAGTTGCTATTTTGAAAAACAATATAAACGACACTAATAATGGTTATAATTCACTATCAAATACTTTTGAATATTTCAAATCCTCTATTTCTGATATTTTAAATTCTATTACCTCACTAAATTCATTTAGTGAAAAACAACATATTTCATCCGAAGAAATGAGTTTTGGTGCAAATGAAATATCTCAAAGTATTTCA